From Pedobacter indicus, a single genomic window includes:
- a CDS encoding dipeptidase: protein MQEIKKYVEENQQRFLDELFDLLRIPSVSADPKYKEDVVKTAEFVAEKLRSAGADNVELCETAGYPIVYGEKIIDPSKPTVLVYGHYDVQPPEPLELWETPPFEPTVRDGKIFARGACDDKGQFYMHVKAFELMQEKDMLECNIKFMIEGEEEVGSANLGIFVEKNKERLSADVVLISDTAMISLENPSLETGLRGLSYVEVEVTGPNRDLHSGVYGGAVANPATILAKMIASLHDENNHIAVPGFYDDVIELSEEERKSINKAPFDLEEYKKDLGVDDVWGEKGYTSLERTGIRPTLEVNGIWGGYIGEGAKTVLPSKANAKISMRLVPNQNSEKITQLFKKHFESIAPKNVNVKVTPHHGGEPVVTPTDSKAYQAAAKAITDAFGKAPIPTRGGGSIPIVALFEKELGIKTVLMGFGLDSDNLHSPNEKYDIANYLKGIETIPLFYKYFNELS, encoded by the coding sequence ATGCAAGAAATAAAAAAATATGTAGAAGAAAATCAGCAACGTTTTCTTGATGAGTTGTTCGATCTCCTCCGCATACCTTCGGTCAGTGCCGATCCGAAATACAAGGAAGATGTAGTGAAAACGGCTGAATTTGTGGCTGAGAAATTACGTAGTGCGGGCGCTGACAATGTTGAATTGTGTGAAACAGCGGGTTATCCGATTGTGTACGGAGAAAAGATCATCGATCCGTCCAAGCCGACGGTATTGGTCTATGGCCATTACGATGTGCAACCACCAGAACCGTTGGAATTATGGGAGACCCCTCCGTTTGAACCAACTGTAAGGGATGGGAAAATATTTGCACGTGGTGCCTGTGATGATAAAGGGCAGTTTTATATGCATGTAAAAGCCTTTGAGCTGATGCAGGAAAAGGACATGTTGGAATGCAATATAAAATTTATGATTGAAGGAGAAGAGGAAGTCGGCTCCGCTAATCTGGGAATTTTCGTTGAAAAGAACAAAGAACGTCTGAGTGCCGACGTGGTTTTGATTTCTGATACAGCGATGATTAGCTTAGAAAACCCTTCATTGGAAACGGGCTTGCGCGGTCTTTCCTATGTTGAAGTTGAAGTTACGGGGCCAAATCGTGACCTACATTCTGGTGTATATGGTGGGGCGGTTGCAAATCCAGCGACAATCTTAGCGAAAATGATAGCCTCTTTACACGATGAAAATAACCATATTGCAGTTCCTGGATTTTATGATGATGTTATTGAGCTTTCTGAAGAGGAGCGCAAATCAATTAACAAAGCACCTTTTGATTTAGAAGAATATAAAAAGGACCTGGGTGTTGATGATGTTTGGGGTGAAAAGGGTTATACCAGTTTAGAGAGAACCGGTATCAGACCTACGCTGGAAGTCAACGGTATTTGGGGTGGATATATTGGAGAAGGGGCAAAGACGGTATTGCCGTCAAAAGCCAATGCGAAAATATCGATGCGCTTGGTGCCCAATCAAAATTCAGAAAAGATAACACAGTTATTTAAAAAACATTTTGAGAGCATTGCGCCGAAGAATGTAAATGTAAAAGTAACGCCTCATCATGGAGGCGAACCCGTGGTAACCCCAACAGACAGCAAAGCTTATCAGGCAGCTGCGAAGGCAATTACAGATGCTTTTGGTAAAGCGCCGATCCCTACCAGAGGTGGTGGAAGTATTCCTATTGTTGCGCTTTTTGAAAAGGAATTAGGGATTAAGACGGTATTAATGGGCTTTGGTCTGGATAGTGATAATTTGCATTCGCCAAACGAAAAATATGATATCGCTAATTACCTAAAAGGGATTGAAACCATACCACTATTCTATAAGTATTTTAACGAATTGAGTTAG
- a CDS encoding polysaccharide biosynthesis protein — MKEFLLQGRTLPKWMIFVVDMIIISWSFTFSYFIVERFEFSDMVRGHYLVYTGIFCALAVPTVYFMRLHTGLLRYSNTQDMLRIFVAVLTFSLLYALVNAVFIEGVLEISSRHLLSVLIINFFITSSLLIMLRIFAKAAFYVLIRRYGKRETVRVLIYGSDKNAILVKQALENTSAVNYVVEGFVDVDRTRLNSYMEQKRVYHFKDLPILKSRKKIDQLVIINERMDERDKKVVIERALRLGIKVITVPPAGTWLSGKLDRKQIQNLRIEDLLQRKPIKIDQTRVSNDLKGKRVLVTGAAGSIGSEIVRQVLQYHPSLLILCDQAESPLHELQLELNDRFPDAELQIEISDVRDQKRMKDLFEEFSPQMVYHAAAYKHVPMMESNPFEAVKTNVLGTKTLADLAVRYGTEKFVMVSTDKAVNPTNIMGASKRLAEIYIQSLNAGQDIVETIVNPVMENGSPKNGASERRTRFITTRFGNVLGSNGSVIPRFRSQIMKGGPITVTHPEITRYFMTIPEAVQLVLEAGTMGTGGEIFVFDMGKPIKILDLAKKMIQLSDLEEGKDIEIVFSGLRPGEKLYEELLNIKELTLPTHHEKISIAKVVSYPFLETNKNIIELISVNERHNNEAIVRKMKLIVPEFLSKNSPYEMIDGELAEKQETA, encoded by the coding sequence GTGAAAGAATTTCTACTTCAGGGACGAACGCTTCCAAAATGGATGATCTTTGTTGTTGATATGATTATCATTAGCTGGTCATTCACTTTTTCATATTTTATTGTCGAACGGTTTGAGTTTAGCGACATGGTGCGCGGGCATTATCTCGTTTATACTGGTATATTTTGCGCATTAGCGGTACCGACGGTTTACTTTATGCGTCTGCATACAGGACTGCTTCGTTACTCGAACACACAAGATATGTTACGAATTTTCGTAGCTGTCTTAACATTCAGTCTTTTATACGCATTGGTCAATGCGGTATTTATCGAAGGGGTTTTAGAGATTTCTTCGCGCCACCTACTTAGTGTACTCATTATCAATTTCTTTATTACGTCTTCTTTGTTGATCATGCTACGCATTTTTGCCAAAGCTGCTTTTTATGTTCTGATCAGACGTTACGGGAAGCGTGAAACCGTGAGGGTTTTAATCTATGGTTCAGATAAAAATGCAATTCTGGTTAAGCAAGCTCTTGAAAATACATCGGCAGTAAATTATGTGGTAGAGGGTTTTGTGGATGTAGACAGGACGCGGTTGAATTCTTATATGGAGCAGAAGCGGGTTTATCACTTCAAAGACCTTCCGATATTAAAATCCAGAAAGAAAATTGATCAGCTGGTGATTATCAATGAGCGTATGGACGAACGGGATAAAAAGGTGGTGATTGAACGCGCGCTACGACTAGGTATTAAAGTAATAACAGTTCCGCCGGCAGGGACATGGCTGTCTGGTAAATTGGATCGTAAACAAATACAAAACTTGCGTATTGAAGATTTGCTTCAGCGCAAACCAATTAAGATCGATCAGACCCGAGTGAGTAATGACCTGAAAGGGAAGCGTGTGTTGGTTACCGGGGCTGCGGGCTCAATCGGTTCGGAAATTGTGCGTCAGGTTTTACAGTACCATCCTTCTCTTTTGATTTTATGTGACCAGGCGGAATCTCCCTTGCATGAACTTCAATTAGAACTGAATGATCGCTTCCCTGACGCAGAGCTACAGATAGAAATATCGGATGTGCGTGATCAAAAAAGAATGAAGGATCTTTTTGAAGAATTCAGTCCTCAGATGGTCTATCATGCTGCAGCGTATAAGCACGTTCCGATGATGGAAAGCAATCCATTTGAAGCGGTCAAAACCAATGTTTTGGGTACAAAAACATTGGCTGACCTCGCGGTTCGTTATGGTACAGAGAAGTTTGTGATGGTTTCGACTGATAAAGCAGTAAACCCAACAAATATTATGGGCGCGTCGAAGCGCCTTGCTGAGATTTATATTCAGTCGCTCAACGCCGGACAGGATATTGTTGAGACGATTGTAAACCCAGTAATGGAAAATGGTAGTCCAAAAAACGGTGCTAGTGAACGTCGGACCCGGTTTATCACAACACGTTTTGGAAATGTGCTTGGATCCAACGGGTCAGTGATTCCCCGCTTCAGGAGCCAGATAATGAAAGGAGGGCCAATAACAGTAACCCATCCGGAAATTACACGCTACTTTATGACAATTCCCGAGGCTGTGCAGCTTGTACTGGAAGCGGGCACCATGGGCACAGGGGGTGAGATTTTTGTTTTCGATATGGGTAAACCCATTAAGATTCTTGATCTTGCAAAGAAAATGATTCAGCTTTCTGATCTGGAAGAAGGGAAGGATATCGAAATCGTGTTCTCCGGTTTGAGACCAGGTGAAAAGCTATACGAGGAACTTCTCAATATAAAAGAGCTTACTCTGCCTACGCATCATGAAAAAATCAGTATTGCCAAGGTTGTAAGCTATCCTTTTTTGGAAACTAATAAAAATATCATCGAGCTGATATCTGTTAACGAGCGCCATAATAATGAAGCGATTGTCAGGAAGATGAAACTGATTGTACCCGAATTTTTAAGTAAAAATTCACCGTATGAAATGATTGATGGTGAATTAGCAGAAAAACAAGAGACTGCCTAG
- a CDS encoding cation:proton antiporter, with translation MDKGFIEHIKHAFETPLSNPVLVFALILFIILLSPILLRKVKVPAIIGLIVSGVIIGPHALNILERNIAVDLFSTIGLLYIMFVAGLELDMNDFGKNKYKSLTFGSFTFLVPIIFAYPLFYFVFGYDPAASIMIAVMMATHTLVAFPVVTSYGIAKNEAVGVAIGGTILTDTAVLVALAVIVGFSAGALNGEFWLQMGISFSIFLFIMFVIIPRVAKWFFKKVEAEKTSHYIFVLSIVFFAAFIAEVCGLEPIIGAFMAGLALNRFIPHSSALMNRIDFIGNAIFIPFFLISVGMLVDVSVLINDPRAILIALALIAVSISGKWSAAFLTQKIFKYSVAQRQLIYGLSGAHAAATLAVIMVGFQNNIVGENVLNGAILLILVSCVIATFAAESASKKVVLEGDVVIEPNAKDEAAEEHIILPIANLNNMQALLDVASLIQSKKSPNPLTVLSVVPNNEMAEVNLKKARKNLDSIAKYASGSETEVNIMTTIDYNIAGGISRASKEVLATGILIGWPSKTSIVDKLVGGKAESILNLTDVSLFMCRLEKPLVGHKRIVLFVPPMAEAEKGFQYWLNKVILLTQELSLPVNCICNVRTQNTIEKYIQKRKVSINMTFENSLFYDKIQELNKYLEPEDFAVFVLARTGDVSYDHHFDSFPRRVSDMFPSSNLLLIYPSRRYRSTIDLTDIHRAPYAPGLETMGNLTRRVGNILRKDSSHDS, from the coding sequence ATGGATAAGGGATTTATAGAACATATAAAACACGCATTTGAAACGCCTTTATCAAACCCGGTTTTAGTATTTGCTCTCATCCTTTTTATCATTTTATTATCCCCAATACTTTTGCGGAAGGTAAAGGTTCCTGCGATCATTGGCTTGATCGTTTCGGGAGTTATTATAGGTCCTCATGCATTGAATATTCTTGAACGGAATATAGCAGTCGACTTATTCTCTACCATCGGTTTGCTGTATATCATGTTTGTGGCTGGTCTTGAACTCGATATGAACGATTTTGGGAAAAATAAATATAAGAGCCTGACCTTTGGGTCTTTTACTTTCTTGGTCCCCATTATCTTCGCATATCCTTTGTTTTATTTTGTTTTTGGCTACGATCCTGCTGCGAGTATCATGATTGCAGTTATGATGGCTACACATACCTTGGTAGCTTTCCCGGTAGTAACAAGTTATGGGATCGCGAAGAATGAAGCTGTCGGGGTAGCCATTGGAGGAACGATTTTAACGGATACAGCTGTGCTGGTAGCCTTGGCGGTGATTGTAGGGTTTTCTGCAGGGGCATTAAATGGTGAATTTTGGTTACAAATGGGTATATCGTTTTCGATCTTCCTCTTCATCATGTTTGTCATTATCCCCCGTGTGGCCAAATGGTTCTTTAAAAAGGTTGAGGCTGAAAAGACATCGCATTACATATTTGTTCTTTCAATAGTTTTTTTCGCCGCTTTTATTGCAGAAGTTTGTGGCCTAGAACCTATTATTGGAGCTTTTATGGCGGGATTGGCGCTGAATCGGTTTATACCGCATTCATCTGCCCTGATGAACCGAATCGACTTTATCGGTAATGCAATTTTTATTCCGTTTTTCCTTATTAGTGTCGGAATGCTTGTCGACGTAAGTGTACTGATCAATGATCCGCGGGCAATCTTGATTGCCTTAGCCCTGATCGCTGTGTCGATATCTGGTAAATGGTCTGCGGCCTTTCTTACTCAAAAGATTTTTAAGTATTCGGTAGCACAACGTCAGCTAATATATGGTTTGAGCGGGGCTCATGCGGCAGCTACGCTGGCGGTGATTATGGTGGGCTTCCAAAATAATATCGTCGGAGAAAATGTCCTGAATGGAGCAATTCTACTGATTTTGGTTTCTTGCGTAATTGCAACTTTTGCAGCTGAATCTGCGTCGAAGAAGGTTGTACTGGAAGGGGATGTTGTTATTGAACCCAATGCAAAAGATGAAGCTGCTGAGGAGCATATTATACTGCCGATTGCAAATCTAAATAATATGCAGGCGCTATTAGATGTTGCGTCGTTGATCCAAAGTAAAAAATCTCCAAATCCGCTAACTGTGCTTTCGGTTGTTCCTAACAATGAGATGGCTGAAGTGAATTTAAAGAAAGCTAGGAAGAATTTGGACTCAATAGCAAAATATGCTTCGGGAAGTGAAACAGAAGTGAATATTATGACGACAATCGATTATAATATTGCAGGAGGTATTAGTCGTGCTTCAAAGGAGGTTCTTGCGACAGGAATTTTGATTGGATGGCCAAGTAAAACGAGTATAGTTGATAAATTAGTAGGGGGTAAGGCTGAAAGTATACTCAATTTAACAGATGTTAGTTTGTTTATGTGTCGGCTAGAAAAGCCGCTCGTAGGGCACAAACGTATTGTGCTGTTTGTGCCGCCGATGGCCGAAGCTGAGAAAGGGTTCCAGTATTGGTTAAATAAGGTTATTTTGCTTACTCAGGAGTTGAGCTTGCCGGTAAACTGTATATGTAATGTCCGAACACAAAATACTATTGAAAAATATATACAGAAGAGAAAAGTTAGTATCAATATGACCTTTGAGAACTCGCTCTTTTATGATAAGATTCAAGAGTTAAATAAGTATTTGGAGCCAGAGGACTTTGCTGTGTTTGTGTTGGCAAGAACTGGAGATGTTTCATACGATCATCATTTTGATTCATTTCCTCGCCGGGTTAGTGATATGTTCCCGTCAAGTAATTTGCTCTTGATTTATCCGAGCCGCAGATACAGAAGTACAATAGATTTGACAGATATCCATCGCGCACCCTATGCACCCGGATTGGAAACCATGGGGAATTTGACACGACGCGTTGGTAATATTTTAAGAAAGGATTCATCTCATGACAGCTAA
- a CDS encoding S46 family peptidase codes for MKKIFLFILLAATTFSVKADEGMWFLMHIERLNERDMQKMGLQLTAEEIYSVNNSSLKDAIVQFGGGCTAEMVSSTGLVMTNHHCGYGAIAELSTPENDHLTNGFWAKTKADELKPKSLSVRFFVRMDDVSERILGKVNDEMSEEEREKVINQEIALIEQENNEGGKYTVSVKSFYQGNEYYYFVYQDYTDVRLVGTPPNSIGKFGGDTDNWEWPRHTGDFSLFRVYADKNGNPAEYSKDNVPLKPKHHLPISLNGFKEGDFAMILGYPGRTNRWMPSAGISQNVNFAYPAWVEASKTGMDVMKKYMDRDQAIRLNYASKYAGVANYWKNRQGMIDALKQHQTAETKAASEKKFNKWAKKRKNREKYGNVMQVINDYYSYTNEMSRHDNYISGGILRSSSLAPLPYVIGNGISFYIQQNDAKKAELLPKLLEQVNNSYEKLYMPLEKDLLTALLNLYVQKGGDELIAPGIAEIAKENNGNFGPYLNSAFETSIFADKAKLLAFINNPDAQQLANDPLYQLSNDIIARYRYVSDETKEKQAEFEKAYRLMVQGMRKANPKTKYYPDANSTLRLSYGTIRALPEDPSNDAEVNNYTTLKGTIAKYKPNDPEFDLPQKLIDLYEAKDFGQYADKEGYMPVNFLSDNDITGGNSGSPVLNGKGELLGLAFDGNIEAMAGDVIFDPELQRTISVDIRYVLFIIDKFAGASHIIDEFTLVKD; via the coding sequence ATGAAAAAAATATTCCTTTTTATTTTACTCGCAGCCACTACCTTTTCTGTAAAAGCAGATGAAGGAATGTGGTTTCTGATGCATATTGAGCGCCTCAACGAACGTGATATGCAGAAGATGGGTCTCCAACTGACGGCAGAGGAGATCTACAGCGTTAATAATTCAAGCCTCAAAGACGCCATCGTACAATTCGGTGGAGGCTGTACTGCTGAAATGGTATCCAGCACAGGATTAGTCATGACCAATCACCACTGTGGTTATGGAGCAATTGCAGAGCTTTCTACTCCGGAGAACGACCATCTAACCAACGGTTTTTGGGCTAAGACCAAAGCAGACGAGTTAAAACCGAAGTCCCTTTCGGTACGTTTCTTCGTTCGCATGGATGACGTCTCAGAACGCATCCTAGGCAAGGTAAATGATGAGATGAGTGAAGAAGAACGCGAAAAAGTGATCAACCAAGAAATCGCTTTAATCGAACAAGAAAACAATGAAGGCGGGAAATACACCGTATCCGTAAAATCTTTTTATCAAGGTAACGAATACTACTACTTTGTATACCAAGACTATACCGATGTTCGCCTAGTAGGGACACCTCCAAATAGCATTGGTAAATTTGGTGGCGATACAGATAACTGGGAATGGCCACGTCACACCGGCGATTTCTCTTTATTTCGTGTGTATGCAGACAAAAACGGAAACCCAGCCGAATACTCGAAGGATAATGTACCTTTAAAACCTAAACATCACCTTCCTATCAGCCTAAACGGATTTAAAGAAGGCGACTTCGCTATGATTTTAGGATATCCGGGGCGCACCAACCGTTGGATGCCATCGGCAGGGATTTCTCAAAACGTAAATTTCGCCTACCCAGCATGGGTTGAAGCATCCAAAACTGGCATGGACGTGATGAAGAAATACATGGATCGCGATCAGGCTATCCGTTTGAACTATGCATCCAAATATGCCGGAGTTGCCAACTATTGGAAAAACCGTCAAGGAATGATTGACGCTTTGAAACAACATCAAACTGCAGAGACCAAAGCAGCGTCTGAAAAGAAATTTAACAAATGGGCTAAAAAACGGAAGAATCGCGAAAAATACGGCAATGTCATGCAGGTGATCAACGATTACTACTCTTACACCAATGAAATGTCACGCCATGACAACTACATTTCGGGTGGTATCCTTCGCAGCAGTTCACTAGCACCACTACCCTATGTTATTGGCAATGGCATATCATTCTACATTCAGCAGAATGATGCTAAAAAAGCAGAGCTATTACCTAAATTATTGGAACAAGTAAACAATTCGTACGAGAAGCTGTACATGCCGCTTGAGAAAGACCTACTTACTGCGCTTTTAAACCTCTATGTACAAAAAGGTGGTGATGAGCTGATTGCTCCTGGAATTGCCGAAATCGCTAAAGAAAACAATGGCAACTTTGGCCCTTACCTCAATAGCGCATTTGAGACGAGCATCTTCGCTGACAAAGCGAAGCTATTAGCATTTATCAACAACCCAGATGCTCAACAATTAGCGAACGACCCACTATATCAACTATCAAATGATATCATCGCCCGTTACCGCTATGTTTCAGATGAAACCAAAGAAAAGCAAGCTGAATTCGAAAAAGCATACCGATTGATGGTACAAGGCATGCGCAAGGCCAATCCGAAAACCAAATATTATCCGGATGCAAACAGCACATTGCGTCTATCTTATGGAACCATCCGCGCATTACCTGAAGATCCAAGCAATGATGCTGAAGTCAATAACTACACTACCCTAAAAGGCACCATAGCGAAATACAAACCAAACGACCCAGAGTTCGATTTGCCACAAAAATTAATCGATCTCTACGAAGCAAAAGACTTTGGTCAGTATGCCGACAAAGAAGGTTACATGCCTGTAAACTTTCTTTCAGACAATGATATCACCGGTGGTAACTCAGGATCCCCTGTACTAAACGGTAAAGGCGAACTACTAGGCTTAGCTTTCGACGGAAACATTGAAGCCATGGCCGGAGATGTGATCTTCGACCCAGAGCTACAGCGTACCATCAGCGTAGATATTCGCTATGTATTGTTTATCATCGATAAGTTTGCAGGAGCAAGCCATATTATTGATGAATTCACATTAGTAAAAGATTAA
- the icd gene encoding NADP-dependent isocitrate dehydrogenase → MTAKIVKTEQGLRVPDQPVIPFIIGDGIGPDIWRAAVRVFDAGVQKAYQGQRKVEWKEILAGQKAFDETGEWLPKETLDAMKEYIVSIKGPLTTPVGGGIRSLNVAIRQELDLYACVRPIEWFEGVPSPVKYPEKTDMMLFRENTEDIYAGIEFMGDSLEAKKVREFLTKELKVGYSFEFNPSIGIKPVSEEGSKRLIKAAIEYALKNKRSTLTLVHKGNIMKFTEGAFKNWGYELIEEEYADHAYTWGQWEKAKAEQGEEKANEELEEAKQAGKLIVTDVIADNFLQQILLNPQNYSVIATLNLNGDYISDALAAIVGGIGIAPGGNINYKTGYAVFEATHGTAPRFANTNTMNPSSVILSGVMMFEYLGWTEAAELIKSAVAAAIQSKKVTVDFYNQMDDAVLLKTSEFADEIIKHIG, encoded by the coding sequence ATGACAGCTAAAATCGTAAAAACAGAACAAGGTTTACGGGTTCCTGACCAACCGGTGATCCCGTTTATAATTGGTGACGGAATTGGGCCAGATATTTGGCGTGCAGCAGTGCGGGTTTTTGATGCCGGCGTGCAAAAAGCTTATCAAGGACAACGAAAAGTGGAATGGAAAGAAATTCTAGCGGGTCAGAAAGCTTTTGATGAAACGGGGGAATGGCTTCCGAAAGAAACGCTGGATGCAATGAAGGAATATATTGTTTCTATTAAAGGGCCATTAACAACGCCGGTAGGGGGTGGTATTCGCTCATTAAATGTTGCCATTCGTCAGGAGTTGGATTTGTATGCCTGCGTTCGGCCGATAGAATGGTTTGAGGGGGTTCCGTCGCCGGTAAAGTATCCAGAAAAGACAGATATGATGTTGTTTCGCGAGAATACGGAGGATATTTATGCGGGTATTGAATTTATGGGTGATTCTCTGGAAGCAAAGAAGGTTAGGGAGTTTCTTACAAAGGAGTTGAAAGTTGGTTATTCGTTTGAGTTTAATCCGTCTATTGGTATCAAGCCTGTATCGGAAGAGGGTTCGAAGAGGCTAATTAAGGCGGCAATTGAATATGCACTTAAAAATAAAAGGAGTACATTGACCCTGGTTCATAAGGGTAATATTATGAAATTTACGGAAGGTGCATTCAAGAACTGGGGGTATGAATTAATAGAGGAGGAATATGCTGATCACGCCTATACTTGGGGGCAGTGGGAGAAAGCAAAAGCTGAGCAGGGTGAAGAGAAAGCAAATGAAGAATTAGAGGAAGCAAAGCAAGCAGGAAAGCTGATTGTGACTGATGTGATTGCAGATAACTTTTTACAGCAGATATTGTTAAATCCACAGAATTATTCAGTAATTGCCACACTTAATTTAAATGGCGACTATATTTCTGATGCTTTGGCAGCAATTGTAGGCGGTATCGGGATAGCACCGGGAGGGAATATAAATTATAAAACCGGATATGCTGTGTTTGAAGCTACGCATGGTACAGCTCCCCGCTTCGCAAACACAAATACCATGAACCCTTCATCGGTAATATTGAGCGGTGTGATGATGTTTGAATACTTGGGGTGGACTGAGGCCGCAGAGTTAATTAAGTCTGCAGTAGCAGCAGCTATCCAGAGTAAAAAGGTGACGGTTGATTTTTATAATCAAATGGACGATGCTGTCTTGTTAAAGACCAGTGAATTTGCTGACGAGATCATTAAGCATATTGGCTAA
- a CDS encoding MFS transporter, whose product MKKFIRLYISAYSGLSQPAWMLSLVMLLNRMGAMVIPFLGLYMTEHLHFTLKETGLVLSFFGIGAISGSYIGGRLTDLVGHFKVQASSLFLSVPLFFVVPVLQTPFQLSIGILVLSLVTEIFRPANSVSIAYYAKPENLTRALSLNRMALNLGFSIGPAVGGFLAALSYNWLFYGNGLSAALAGFVFYAYFRRRKGNERLLNKNASQQKNALGSDLKNEAQVRSPYRDKYFLIFSFLCLLFAICFFQLLSTLPLFYKQEFHLEDSGVGLILAFNGFIVFLLEMLLVHLAEKKMTTFQSIVFGTLLLSISFALLLIHSGIWVLFVAMFIFSVSEIFVLPFTSTVTLKRAHKSNQGAYMGLNGLAFSAAHIVSPSLGTQIAANYGFDALWLSIAIVSLLVTFGFYFLRNKFRA is encoded by the coding sequence ATGAAAAAGTTTATCCGATTGTATATCAGCGCCTACAGTGGTTTATCTCAACCCGCCTGGATGCTGTCGCTTGTAATGTTGCTGAACAGGATGGGTGCTATGGTGATCCCTTTTCTCGGACTCTATATGACCGAACATCTTCATTTCACGTTGAAAGAAACAGGTTTGGTGCTTAGCTTTTTTGGAATCGGAGCCATTTCAGGGTCTTATATCGGTGGGCGACTTACCGATCTCGTGGGGCACTTTAAGGTCCAAGCCTCTAGTCTCTTTCTTAGTGTACCGCTATTTTTCGTAGTTCCGGTCCTACAAACGCCATTTCAATTAAGCATCGGTATTCTTGTGTTAAGCCTCGTCACCGAAATTTTCCGTCCAGCCAACTCGGTATCCATCGCCTACTATGCAAAGCCCGAAAACCTGACGCGGGCTTTGTCACTCAACCGCATGGCCTTGAACCTCGGTTTCTCAATCGGCCCAGCAGTTGGCGGATTCTTAGCGGCCTTATCTTATAACTGGCTTTTCTATGGCAACGGACTCAGTGCTGCTTTGGCCGGCTTCGTATTTTATGCGTACTTTAGAAGACGAAAAGGAAATGAGAGGCTCCTGAACAAGAACGCGTCACAACAAAAAAATGCTCTGGGTTCCGACCTTAAAAATGAGGCTCAAGTGCGTTCACCGTACAGAGATAAGTACTTTCTGATTTTCAGCTTCCTATGCCTGTTATTTGCCATTTGCTTCTTTCAATTGCTCAGTACACTTCCGTTATTTTATAAACAAGAATTCCACTTGGAAGATAGTGGCGTCGGACTCATTCTGGCGTTCAACGGATTTATTGTATTTCTACTCGAGATGCTTTTAGTGCATCTGGCCGAAAAGAAGATGACTACCTTCCAGTCGATCGTTTTCGGAACCCTTCTTCTGAGCATATCTTTTGCACTCTTACTTATTCACAGTGGCATTTGGGTGCTTTTTGTTGCTATGTTTATTTTTAGCGTATCCGAAATATTTGTTCTTCCGTTTACCTCGACCGTTACTTTAAAACGAGCACACAAATCCAATCAAGGCGCCTATATGGGACTGAATGGACTTGCTTTCTCGGCAGCACATATCGTTTCTCCTTCCCTCGGAACGCAAATCGCCGCCAATTACGGTTTTGACGCCCTGTGGCTATCCATAGCTATAGTCTCGTTGCTAGTCACGTTCGGATTCTACTTTTTACGAAATAAATTCAGAGCCTAA